In Arthrobacter sp. B3I4, the following proteins share a genomic window:
- the cydB gene encoding cytochrome d ubiquinol oxidase subunit II, with translation MELLPTIWFIAIAVLWTGYLFLEGFDLGVGMLMKGFARNNTERRVLLNTIGPVWDGNEVWLLTAGGATFAAFPLWYASLFSALYLPLLLVLVALIFRAVAFEYRGKVDTPQWRARWDWAIVLGSLVAAFGVGAALALTTTGLPLNANGDREGGPFAWFSAYAVLGGLAVVGFSLLHALAFLALKTDGEVRHRARQWFVRLLPVLLLPIAGWAVVLQLHSGKAWTIAAVLAAVVAAVLAWNFARGGAEGRAFLSLGVFLLLGSASIFGAAFPVVLPSTLNPDFSLTVANASSSDYTLGLMTVVACIGLPLVLAYQAWTYWVFRRRVSDAHIPEAHSFLPAIAARALAPKD, from the coding sequence ATGGAACTGCTTCCCACTATCTGGTTTATTGCCATCGCCGTGCTCTGGACGGGCTACCTCTTCCTCGAGGGCTTCGACCTTGGCGTCGGCATGCTCATGAAGGGCTTCGCCCGGAACAACACCGAACGCCGGGTGCTGCTGAACACGATCGGCCCAGTCTGGGACGGCAACGAGGTGTGGCTGCTCACCGCCGGCGGCGCCACGTTCGCTGCCTTCCCGCTCTGGTACGCCTCGCTGTTCTCCGCGCTCTACCTGCCGCTGCTGCTGGTCCTGGTGGCCTTGATCTTCCGGGCCGTGGCGTTCGAGTACCGCGGCAAGGTCGACACCCCGCAGTGGCGCGCCCGCTGGGACTGGGCCATCGTGCTGGGCTCCCTGGTGGCCGCGTTCGGCGTCGGCGCCGCCCTGGCGCTGACCACCACCGGGTTGCCGCTCAACGCCAACGGCGACCGCGAGGGCGGCCCCTTCGCCTGGTTCAGCGCCTACGCCGTGCTGGGCGGCCTCGCCGTCGTCGGCTTCTCCCTGCTGCACGCGCTGGCGTTCCTGGCGTTGAAGACCGACGGCGAAGTCCGGCACCGGGCACGGCAGTGGTTCGTGCGCCTGCTGCCGGTGCTGCTCCTGCCCATCGCCGGCTGGGCGGTCGTGCTGCAGCTGCACAGCGGCAAGGCCTGGACCATAGCGGCGGTGCTCGCTGCCGTCGTGGCGGCCGTCCTGGCCTGGAACTTCGCCCGCGGCGGAGCGGAAGGACGGGCGTTTTTGTCGCTGGGTGTCTTCCTGCTGCTGGGCAGCGCGTCGATCTTCGGTGCCGCCTTCCCGGTGGTCCTGCCCTCGACCCTTAACCCGGACTTCAGCCTGACGGTCGCCAACGCCTCCTCCTCGGACTACACCCTGGGCCTGATGACCGTGGTGGCTTGCATCGGACTGCCGCTGGTGCTGGCGTACCAGGCGTGGACCTACTGGGTCTTCCGGCGCCGGGTGAGCGACGCGCACATTCCCGAAGCGCACAGCTTCCTGCCCGCCATTGCTGCCAGGGCACTGGCGCCGAAAGACTAG
- a CDS encoding BlaI/MecI/CopY family transcriptional regulator yields the protein MASLGELERAVMDLLWAGQEAATANTLRDLLAQSTRVPGGTEGHDGKDLAVTTVLTVLSRLERKGLVERERGTRPHRYQAVSSRADHTAELMHEVLGSAPDREAVLARFIGSVSATEAETLRKLLEHS from the coding sequence ATGGCGAGTCTCGGCGAACTGGAACGGGCAGTGATGGACCTGCTCTGGGCAGGCCAGGAGGCCGCCACGGCCAACACGCTGCGGGACCTGCTGGCGCAGAGCACGCGGGTACCCGGCGGCACGGAGGGCCACGACGGCAAGGACCTTGCGGTCACCACCGTGCTGACAGTGCTTTCCCGGCTCGAACGCAAGGGCCTCGTGGAGCGCGAACGCGGCACCCGACCGCACCGCTACCAGGCCGTCTCCAGCCGCGCCGACCACACCGCCGAACTGATGCACGAAGTGCTGGGCTCCGCCCCAGACCGCGAGGCCGTCCTAGCGAGGTTCATCGGATCGGTCTCCGCCACCGAAGCGGAAACGCTGCGCAAGCTGCTGGAGCACAGCTAA
- a CDS encoding cytochrome ubiquinol oxidase subunit I — MDALEIARWQFGITTVYHFMMVPLTIGLGLVVAVIQTLWYRTGRPEYLRMTKFWGKLFLINFIMGVATGIVQEFQFGMAWSEYSRFVGDVFGAPLAMEALLAFFVESTFLGLWIFGWKQLKRGIHLACLWIAVIGSVFSAYFIIVANSWMQHPVGVEMIDGRPVMTDAWAVFTNNTALVAVPHTLFGALAVAGAFLLGIAWYHLWRRRHDGIDTIDADGKVVPGDSDIPGRDRADHSVWIRSLRIGAVVAMISFAGTAVTGDLQGKLMFVQQPMKMAAAEAACHDGTGFSILSVGNVGSKNCDDVVAVIEVPGILSFLAKGDFTTEVKGVNSLLEQYKADYGTHLPDNPIYGDRAGKEIQYVPVMEVTYWGFRMMIGFGGVAALAAAVALWLTRKGTVPASRGLMRLAVVGILAPFGANAAGWIFTEMGRQPFVVAPNPDPSGIDQVFMFTAAAVSPGVSAGELLTSLVVLTAVYAVLLVVEVKLLVKYVRGGVVSAMPELVHAAADENEDQTPPGGSTGKSAADDVLAFAY, encoded by the coding sequence TTGGACGCCTTGGAAATTGCACGCTGGCAATTCGGCATCACCACCGTCTACCACTTCATGATGGTGCCGCTGACAATCGGCCTTGGACTGGTGGTCGCGGTGATCCAGACGCTCTGGTACCGCACCGGCAGGCCTGAATACCTCCGGATGACGAAGTTCTGGGGCAAGCTCTTCCTGATCAACTTCATCATGGGCGTGGCCACCGGCATCGTGCAGGAATTCCAGTTCGGCATGGCCTGGAGCGAGTACAGCCGCTTCGTCGGGGATGTCTTCGGCGCACCGCTGGCCATGGAGGCGCTGCTGGCGTTCTTCGTGGAGTCCACCTTCCTGGGCCTGTGGATCTTCGGCTGGAAACAACTCAAGCGCGGCATCCACCTGGCCTGCCTCTGGATCGCGGTAATCGGTTCGGTCTTCTCCGCCTACTTCATCATTGTGGCCAACAGCTGGATGCAGCACCCTGTGGGCGTCGAGATGATCGACGGACGGCCGGTGATGACCGACGCCTGGGCGGTCTTTACCAACAACACCGCCCTCGTCGCTGTGCCGCACACCCTGTTCGGCGCCCTCGCCGTCGCCGGTGCCTTCCTCCTCGGCATCGCCTGGTACCACCTGTGGCGCCGGCGCCACGACGGGATCGACACCATCGACGCCGACGGCAAGGTGGTTCCCGGCGACTCCGACATCCCCGGCCGCGACCGCGCGGACCACAGCGTCTGGATCCGCTCGCTGCGGATCGGCGCCGTCGTCGCGATGATCTCCTTCGCCGGGACCGCCGTCACCGGAGACCTCCAGGGCAAGCTGATGTTCGTCCAGCAGCCGATGAAGATGGCCGCCGCCGAAGCCGCCTGCCACGACGGCACCGGCTTCTCCATCCTCAGTGTCGGCAACGTCGGCTCCAAGAACTGCGACGACGTCGTCGCCGTCATCGAAGTCCCCGGTATCCTCTCCTTCCTGGCCAAGGGGGACTTCACGACCGAAGTGAAAGGCGTCAACAGCCTGCTGGAGCAGTACAAGGCCGACTACGGGACACACCTGCCGGACAACCCCATCTACGGCGACCGCGCCGGCAAGGAAATCCAGTACGTCCCGGTCATGGAAGTCACCTACTGGGGCTTCCGGATGATGATCGGCTTCGGCGGGGTCGCGGCCCTGGCCGCCGCAGTGGCCCTCTGGCTCACCCGCAAGGGCACCGTCCCGGCCTCCCGCGGGCTGATGCGCCTCGCCGTCGTCGGCATCCTGGCACCGTTCGGTGCCAACGCCGCCGGCTGGATCTTCACCGAAATGGGCCGGCAGCCCTTCGTCGTGGCCCCCAACCCGGACCCCAGCGGCATCGATCAGGTCTTCATGTTCACCGCCGCGGCTGTCTCCCCGGGCGTCTCAGCCGGCGAACTGCTGACCTCCCTGGTCGTGCTCACCGCCGTCTACGCCGTGCTGCTGGTAGTGGAGGTGAAGCTGCTGGTGAAGTACGTCCGCGGCGGCGTGGTCTCTGCGATGCCCGAACTCGTGCACGCCGCGGCGGACGAGAACGAGGACCAGACCCCGCCGGGCGGAAGCACCGGCAAGTCCGCAGCCGACGACGTCCTGGCCTTCGCCTACTAA
- a CDS encoding M56 family metallopeptidase, with translation MFWTSYLLAVLAIVLAWPVPILLSRAQWPARSPSTAMLLWQAIALAGGLSMIGAMLVYGLEPIGDNLLAGLRSLAGMVLRNEPTTALGFWHIFALSAAALLSAHLVFTLLLTYYRIQRQRRRHRELLALLASPSPDGPRTMVISHDSPVAYCLPGGARSVTVLSDGLMAALEPDELRAVLSHENAHLSQRHHLLLWAFAAWRQALPWLPTTRLAQEAVNSLIEMLADDVALKTESKATLIKAIAIVANGSPGAPGAPAARMAFGTAEPDANQPGATGGAGALVTTASRVSRLLSPRPPLPEALRYAVLAACLLLLAVPTALLIVPGLLG, from the coding sequence ATGTTCTGGACCTCATATCTTCTGGCGGTCCTGGCGATCGTACTGGCCTGGCCGGTGCCTATCCTGCTTTCCCGCGCCCAGTGGCCGGCCCGCTCCCCGTCCACCGCGATGCTGCTCTGGCAGGCGATCGCCCTCGCCGGCGGGCTGTCGATGATCGGCGCCATGCTGGTCTACGGCCTCGAGCCGATCGGCGACAACCTGCTGGCCGGCCTCCGGTCGCTGGCCGGCATGGTGTTGCGGAACGAACCCACCACGGCGCTGGGCTTCTGGCACATCTTCGCGCTCTCGGCGGCGGCACTGCTGAGTGCCCACCTGGTCTTTACCCTGCTGCTCACGTACTACCGGATCCAGCGCCAGCGCCGGCGGCACCGGGAGTTGCTGGCCCTGCTTGCCTCCCCCTCGCCCGACGGCCCCAGGACCATGGTGATCAGCCATGACTCCCCGGTGGCCTACTGCCTGCCCGGCGGCGCCCGGTCGGTGACGGTCCTTTCGGACGGGCTGATGGCGGCCCTGGAGCCGGACGAACTGCGGGCGGTGCTCAGTCACGAGAACGCACACCTGAGCCAGCGCCACCACCTGCTGCTCTGGGCGTTCGCAGCGTGGCGGCAGGCCCTGCCGTGGCTGCCGACCACCCGCCTGGCGCAGGAAGCAGTCAACTCGCTGATCGAGATGCTGGCCGACGACGTGGCGCTCAAGACCGAAAGCAAGGCCACGCTGATCAAGGCGATCGCGATTGTGGCCAACGGCTCCCCAGGTGCCCCCGGCGCACCGGCGGCCCGGATGGCTTTCGGCACCGCGGAGCCGGACGCCAACCAGCCCGGAGCCACCGGCGGTGCCGGAGCGCTGGTGACGACGGCCTCGCGGGTCAGCCGTCTGCTGTCCCCGCGACCGCCGCTGCCGGAGGCGTTGCGCTACGCCGTGCTGGCTGCTTGCCTGCTGCTGCTGGCAGTGCCGACGGCACTCTTGATCGTCCCCGGCCTGCTCGGCTGA